Proteins encoded by one window of Candidatus Poribacteria bacterium:
- a CDS encoding sigma-70 family RNA polymerase sigma factor: MKNNDAALIQRVLGGDDTAFSVLVKKYQRSVHALAWRKIGDFHIAEDITQDTFLKAYQRLSTLKKPQRFGSWLYVITANQCKAWLRKNRAWTQTLEDTSNLQLEEATYSGYVIEENERMSIETQHEVVKKLLAKLQESDRTVITLYYLGGMTYEEISKFLGVSEAAIRNRLYRARRRLKKEEPMIREALGNFQITPNLTENIMHEISRLKPVAPSGSKPLVPWAIGVSALVVFLMLSVGSQYLSRFQKPYSFDATSEMTVDIIETPVVLDIKSKPDVRTQLGSTAAENKNDGAGQQLDAVLFAAAQVDREDIPENMPQNPQEHWYNLTLMNTKIGYMYISSEKTEYEGEEVDRNKINTVINLKGLGSDVTIERAHVEYIGTDLIPRHFLFSSNESGLKQVEGRIIEGVAHIKTTLNGETTESEVPVPPDTISEYTSVESLFQQGLKIGDKRNFHIFSLDLLRPVKTEIEVEAQDTLTYQSEEKQVYVLRQTMDMMNRLTTKVWLDADGVSYRTQTPMMGVSMVTTKTDKEAALGDTEEVDIVLKTRILPSGKPPARNARNFEADVKLTSGSIADTIMSNSRQKLEANSEQSGRLSVQVPTVASEDCPDLPIQDAEGKYLGASAYIQADAPAIRAKTEEILDGEINSWRAAEKLCQWVHTAITDKKMSGGFGSSLTALESLSGDCTEHTVLFIALARAAGIPARICSGIAFAQQDAFYYHFWAEVYVGRWVQMDPTWGQTIADANHIQLDGSTLESDTLLEFAEDVLRTLNQLEIAIVE, encoded by the coding sequence ATGAAAAACAACGATGCTGCACTCATCCAACGCGTCCTTGGTGGCGATGATACTGCGTTCTCCGTGCTCGTGAAAAAATATCAGAGATCCGTCCATGCACTGGCATGGCGGAAGATCGGAGATTTCCATATCGCCGAGGATATTACACAGGATACGTTCTTGAAAGCGTATCAGAGACTCTCAACATTAAAGAAACCGCAGCGTTTTGGGAGTTGGCTTTATGTTATAACCGCGAATCAGTGTAAGGCATGGCTCCGTAAAAATCGGGCGTGGACGCAGACGTTGGAAGACACGAGCAACCTACAGTTAGAAGAAGCGACGTATTCTGGCTATGTCATTGAGGAGAACGAGCGGATGTCGATTGAAACACAACACGAAGTCGTTAAGAAGTTGCTTGCGAAGTTACAAGAGAGTGACCGGACTGTCATCACGCTCTATTACCTTGGGGGAATGACGTACGAAGAGATAAGCAAGTTTCTGGGTGTATCGGAGGCGGCGATTCGAAATCGTCTCTACCGTGCACGTCGCCGCTTAAAAAAGGAGGAACCGATGATTCGAGAGGCTTTAGGCAACTTCCAAATTACGCCGAATCTTACTGAGAATATCATGCACGAGATTTCGCGTCTAAAACCGGTTGCACCGTCTGGTAGCAAACCATTGGTGCCGTGGGCAATAGGTGTTTCAGCGTTAGTCGTGTTTTTGATGTTAAGTGTCGGCAGTCAATACCTGTCGCGATTCCAAAAACCTTACAGTTTTGACGCGACATCAGAAATGACGGTTGATATTATTGAAACGCCAGTCGTGTTAGATATTAAATCGAAACCGGATGTCCGAACGCAGCTCGGTAGCACTGCCGCAGAAAATAAAAATGATGGTGCCGGTCAGCAACTTGATGCTGTCTTATTTGCTGCGGCGCAGGTAGACAGAGAAGATATTCCTGAAAACATGCCACAAAATCCGCAAGAACACTGGTACAACCTCACCTTGATGAATACTAAGATCGGTTACATGTACATATCCAGTGAAAAAACCGAGTACGAAGGGGAAGAGGTGGATCGGAATAAAATTAATACGGTTATAAATCTTAAGGGACTCGGGAGCGATGTAACAATTGAAAGGGCCCACGTTGAGTATATAGGGACCGATTTAATACCGCGCCACTTTCTTTTCTCCTCCAATGAATCCGGCTTAAAACAGGTAGAGGGACGCATCATAGAGGGTGTGGCACACATTAAAACAACGCTCAACGGTGAGACGACTGAATCAGAAGTGCCAGTGCCACCGGATACAATTTCTGAATATACAAGTGTGGAATCGCTTTTTCAACAGGGTCTTAAAATAGGCGACAAGCGGAACTTCCACATTTTCAGCCTCGACCTCTTAAGACCGGTAAAAACAGAGATTGAGGTTGAAGCGCAAGACACCTTAACCTATCAGTCAGAGGAAAAACAGGTCTATGTCTTACGTCAAACGATGGACATGATGAATAGGCTTACCACGAAGGTCTGGCTTGATGCTGATGGCGTAAGTTACCGAACCCAGACACCGATGATGGGTGTCTCTATGGTAACAACAAAAACCGATAAGGAGGCCGCCCTTGGCGATACGGAAGAGGTTGATATCGTTTTAAAAACGCGTATTCTTCCCTCCGGCAAACCCCCTGCGCGAAACGCCAGAAACTTTGAAGCCGACGTAAAATTGACATCAGGAAGTATCGCTGATACCATCATGTCTAATTCCCGTCAAAAACTGGAAGCAAACAGTGAGCAATCAGGTAGACTTTCGGTTCAGGTGCCAACAGTCGCATCAGAGGATTGCCCCGATTTACCGATCCAGGATGCTGAAGGTAAATACCTTGGCGCGAGTGCTTACATTCAAGCCGACGCACCAGCGATTCGTGCGAAAACCGAGGAAATATTAGATGGGGAAATTAATTCGTGGCGTGCGGCAGAAAAATTATGCCAATGGGTTCATACAGCCATTACGGATAAAAAAATGAGTGGCGGTTTCGGTTCATCATTAACTGCCCTGGAATCGCTCTCCGGGGATTGTACGGAACACACTGTGCTTTTTATTGCTTTAGCCCGGGCTGCTGGAATTCCGGCACGCATCTGCTCCGGTATCGCATTTGCACAGCAGGATGCCTTTTACTACCACTTCTGGGCTGAAGTCTACGTCGGCAGGTGGGTACAGATGGATCCAACATGGGGACAGACCATCGCCGATGCGAATCATATTCAACTCGACGGAAGTACCTTGGAATCAGATACGCTGTTGGAATTCGCTGAAGACGTTCTTCGAACGCTTAATCAACTTGAAATTGCCATCGTTGAATAA
- a CDS encoding fatty acid desaturase, protein MTYQPLAEVRKTLRVKWYRSKVDHTTLRNLSKRSDLQGWFQAGGHLALWLLTGSAVYFFWAQAIWLGFFIALFVHGTVASFFKGTANHELGHGTVFRTKWLNKFFLYLFSLISWWDHFDYASSHTYHHRYTLYPEGDRENLLPLEPKLASPFVLQLFTINLLTQPGRTFSKGGFIAAVICTVRSAFGKEGSPDIPSQEWLASLHADQPEEHKNSMWWSRMLLLFHGTLLVVSLATGYWVFPIIITASAFIANWGSYAVSMPQHCGLKENDPDFRKCARSIKLNPLAEFLYWRMNWHIEHHMFAGVPCYNLKKLHRLIAEDMPEPRTLLGAWQEMRETWQRQKTDPDYFFDTPLPPTAKHIPAEASDILESSIGELAPKGLKIHSS, encoded by the coding sequence ATGACGTATCAACCACTTGCTGAGGTCCGAAAAACGCTCCGTGTAAAATGGTACCGGAGCAAAGTAGACCACACAACCTTACGGAATCTATCAAAACGAAGCGACTTGCAAGGCTGGTTTCAAGCTGGCGGACATCTTGCGCTCTGGCTATTGACGGGTAGCGCGGTCTATTTCTTTTGGGCGCAAGCGATCTGGCTTGGATTTTTCATTGCCTTATTTGTGCATGGCACGGTCGCCAGTTTTTTCAAAGGGACAGCGAATCACGAATTAGGACACGGCACCGTATTTCGGACCAAGTGGCTGAACAAATTTTTTCTCTACCTATTTAGCCTCATAAGTTGGTGGGACCATTTTGACTACGCCAGTAGCCATACCTATCATCATCGCTATACCTTATATCCTGAAGGGGATCGCGAAAATCTTCTTCCGCTTGAACCCAAACTCGCCTCCCCGTTTGTTCTTCAACTGTTCACCATAAACTTACTCACGCAACCCGGTCGCACCTTTAGCAAAGGCGGGTTTATTGCTGCAGTTATCTGCACCGTCCGTAGTGCCTTTGGCAAAGAAGGTTCACCAGACATTCCGAGTCAAGAGTGGTTGGCATCATTACATGCCGACCAACCTGAAGAGCATAAAAATTCGATGTGGTGGTCTCGGATGCTACTCCTTTTTCACGGCACCCTACTTGTCGTTTCACTCGCCACGGGTTATTGGGTTTTTCCGATCATTATCACTGCCAGTGCATTTATTGCAAACTGGGGATCCTACGCTGTTTCTATGCCCCAACATTGTGGGTTAAAGGAAAACGACCCTGACTTCCGTAAATGTGCACGGTCAATCAAGCTCAATCCGTTAGCAGAGTTTCTGTATTGGCGTATGAATTGGCATATTGAGCACCACATGTTTGCAGGCGTACCCTGCTACAATTTGAAAAAATTGCATCGCCTAATTGCCGAAGACATGCCCGAACCGCGCACGCTTTTAGGGGCTTGGCAAGAAATGCGCGAAACTTGGCAACGACAGAAAACCGATCCTGACTACTTTTTTGATACACCGCTCCCGCCAACCGCTAAGCATATACCCGCCGAAGCATCTGATATTCTGGAAAGTTCCATTGGAGAATTGGCACCTAAAGGATTGAAGATCCACTCATCCTAA
- a CDS encoding ATP-binding cassette domain-containing protein, which produces MNLLQLEHVHKRFGDFTAVSDISFSIETGSIYGLLGPNGAGKTTTLRMIMDIIAPDAGNITFSGNRQVQDFLDQIGYLPEERGLYRKMKVRDVILFIAELKGLYKQQALSEIEQWLEKMQLSEWENKRIDELSKGMAQKIQFITTVIHKPELIILDEPFSGLDPINMTLLKDLMLELRENGSTIIFSTHVMEQVEKLCDRICLIHQGEVLLEGELRAVKRAFGKNSVEIEYIGSLEPIRNSACIQGVNDFGQYAEIKLKTPEDYRPFLQELVEKGVDVTRFELMEPTLHEIFVQSVEAHGGVVQNAE; this is translated from the coding sequence ATGAACCTCCTTCAACTTGAACATGTTCATAAACGGTTTGGTGACTTTACAGCGGTATCGGATATCTCCTTTAGTATTGAAACAGGGAGCATATACGGACTTTTGGGGCCCAACGGTGCCGGAAAAACAACGACACTCCGCATGATAATGGACATTATTGCACCAGATGCAGGCAACATTACGTTCAGTGGCAATCGGCAGGTCCAAGATTTTTTGGATCAGATTGGGTATCTGCCGGAGGAACGCGGCTTGTACCGGAAAATGAAGGTGCGCGATGTTATCCTCTTTATCGCCGAGTTAAAAGGTTTATACAAACAGCAGGCACTCAGCGAAATTGAGCAGTGGCTGGAGAAGATGCAGCTATCGGAATGGGAAAACAAACGGATTGATGAACTTTCTAAGGGAATGGCACAGAAAATTCAGTTCATTACGACGGTCATCCACAAACCGGAGTTGATTATTCTTGATGAACCTTTTTCCGGGCTGGACCCGATTAACATGACACTCCTCAAAGATTTGATGCTTGAGTTGCGTGAGAACGGTAGTACGATCATCTTCTCAACGCATGTGATGGAGCAGGTGGAGAAACTCTGTGATCGCATCTGTCTCATTCATCAAGGTGAGGTGTTACTTGAAGGCGAACTCCGCGCCGTGAAGCGTGCCTTCGGTAAAAATTCTGTTGAGATTGAATACATCGGTAGTCTGGAACCAATTCGCAATTCCGCTTGCATTCAAGGGGTCAACGATTTCGGACAGTACGCTGAGATCAAGTTGAAGACACCGGAAGACTATCGTCCATTTCTCCAAGAATTGGTTGAAAAGGGTGTTGATGTCACACGGTTTGAATTGATGGAGCCAACGTTGCACGAAATTTTCGTCCAGAGCGTTGAAGCACACGGAGGGGTCGTGCAAAATGCCGAATAA
- a CDS encoding LamG domain-containing protein, with the protein MIRILFIPTALLLVTTHAIAGLDEGLVFYFTFDQVKGKKILDASGNRLDADVIANTNFVKGRYGNGIHIAAEPEGDDCIHVPADDLLKIEGEITMTAWVYHEDWEIAWGSWLDKGSQDRIDRKLSYSMGFFEAHIPFRGPKIGMILGTVQGSWKSITTGPMKNKNWHHIAGTYDGSSLRIYLDGIILSESENVFGFGFMGTNDSELRIGCAVGHPRYTFRNGSIDEVALWRRALSQDEIKTAMQDIFEVSPKDKTATTWGDIKQRKVTH; encoded by the coding sequence ATGATACGAATACTGTTTATTCCCACTGCTCTATTATTGGTAACCACTCATGCCATCGCCGGACTGGATGAAGGTCTTGTTTTCTATTTCACCTTTGACCAGGTAAAAGGCAAGAAAATTCTTGATGCTTCTGGTAACCGCCTCGATGCCGATGTCATCGCAAATACTAATTTCGTCAAAGGTCGATATGGAAATGGAATTCATATTGCTGCTGAGCCGGAAGGCGATGATTGCATCCATGTTCCTGCTGATGATCTGCTAAAAATCGAAGGCGAGATAACGATGACGGCTTGGGTGTATCATGAGGATTGGGAAATCGCTTGGGGATCGTGGCTTGATAAAGGCAGTCAGGACCGGATTGATCGGAAACTGTCCTACAGCATGGGGTTCTTTGAAGCTCATATTCCATTCAGGGGGCCAAAAATCGGCATGATCTTGGGGACCGTTCAGGGGAGTTGGAAATCCATCACCACGGGTCCCATGAAAAATAAAAACTGGCATCACATCGCCGGAACTTACGATGGTAGTAGCCTGAGAATCTATCTGGATGGTATAATCCTTTCTGAGAGTGAGAATGTCTTTGGATTTGGATTCATGGGTACTAATGACTCAGAGTTACGCATTGGATGCGCGGTAGGACATCCGCGATATACCTTCAGGAACGGTTCTATTGACGAAGTGGCTTTATGGCGACGCGCTCTGAGCCAGGATGAAATCAAGACGGCAATGCAGGATATCTTCGAGGTTTCACCCAAAGATAAGACTGCCACCACTTGGGGCGATATTAAGCAAAGGAAAGTTACTCACTAA
- a CDS encoding sigma-70 family RNA polymerase sigma factor, whose product MKNDDMQLIQRVLEGDDTAFSVLVRKYQRSVHALAWRKIGDFHIAEDITQDTFLKAYQRLSTLKKPQRFASWLYVIAANHCSTWLRKKRLWTQSLEETNSAQLEKATYSGYVIAENERMTEETQREIVKKLLAKLQESERTVITLHYLGGMNYEEISEFLGVSVAAIKNRLYRARNRLKKEEPMIRKALGNYQITPNLTENIMREVSRMEPIAPSGGKPLVPWAIGVSTLAVVFLMLGVGNRYLSRFQKPYSFDAASEMTVELIEAPVMLNLESKPDIRTQLGNANALKSNDGLNQQPDPPEDMAKVTAAPVDEAEEITIADEAERHITLSTDATTESGESLAQGTFIFSKTNTIFTSTSASTRGIISPTDPSPMYMLSSYILHHNINLFRFPLVVGDSWTQKAGWDSQAEITLEGYEQIEVSAGTFPECLKHKTVFTDAEADSDLQSAFVNGTRYLWFAKGVGLVKMRYEHSNGATTEAELLEYNAPANTIEYLPVQIGNTWTYKWQNDYREEAVIERFHITENLGKPMGFKAAKYEVKINADNKRVAHVNCVLTPKVGSGETIQLSMDNFGTEGLPFGYAAYVRGLTVRDATGETLPIEELDRVRWSIEFKDTSPITLSYRVLLKHDEREWPPGPDEAPYAKEDCVFWTGRALFIITEMDNIKVQFDVPENWHVSTPWNRIGNKRHQFAVTDQNDLIESFLLIGTHAERIAKSDEVEVVLAIGERFKAAADEIQGTIEAFLKAYTTVFAGTPNGRMLFVANPYDRKGSMDGGVFGRSISVLMGGTPNENNRHFWMPFVGHEIFHIWNGQAINFRGQEYWFSEGFTEYYSRVISTRLGFTSEDSFLENLERACELYLPKQGALSMRDAGKNKSANSDLVYQGGSLVAATLDVQIRKLTQNQKSLDDVMKQVYREFGLTDTPCTMDDIIRIVSQITGEDFKPFFHNYVSGTNRLPLAEYLSDAGIDAQIEFDEVLPDLNYVRQQMLHINSLTQTGGGLIIHRSQSGGYQDEDNLIGINGIPVKTFKDITKVAKDWNIDDRIKLTLERKGEKITLPIKLGSTSDKPPMVFSGVNVIITKKENSTNAQRAILAAILGYSR is encoded by the coding sequence ATGAAAAATGATGATATGCAACTCATCCAACGCGTGCTTGAAGGCGATGATACTGCGTTCTCTGTGCTTGTAAGAAAATATCAGAGATCCGTTCACGCGCTTGCGTGGCGGAAGATCGGGGATTTCCATATCGCCGAGGATATCACGCAGGATACGTTCCTAAAGGCGTATCAGAGGCTCTCAACACTAAAAAAACCGCAGCGTTTCGCGAGTTGGCTGTATGTAATAGCAGCGAACCATTGTAGTACATGGCTTCGTAAAAAACGTCTGTGGACACAATCGTTGGAAGAGACAAACAGCGCGCAGTTAGAAAAAGCGACGTATTCTGGATATGTCATTGCGGAGAACGAGCGTATGACAGAGGAAACACAACGCGAGATCGTCAAAAAGTTGCTTGCGAAGTTACAAGAGAGCGAGCGAACAGTCATTACGCTTCATTACCTCGGGGGAATGAATTATGAGGAGATCAGCGAGTTTTTAGGTGTATCGGTAGCTGCGATTAAGAATCGCCTATACCGAGCGCGGAACCGCTTAAAAAAGGAGGAACCCATGATTAGAAAGGCTTTAGGCAATTACCAGATCACACCAAATCTAACAGAGAATATCATGCGCGAGGTTTCACGTATGGAACCGATTGCGCCGTCTGGTGGTAAACCGTTGGTGCCGTGGGCAATAGGTGTTTCTACGTTAGCGGTCGTATTTTTGATGTTGGGTGTAGGCAACCGATACTTGTCGCGTTTCCAAAAGCCGTATAGTTTCGATGCTGCATCGGAGATGACAGTGGAATTGATTGAGGCGCCTGTTATGCTAAATCTCGAATCCAAACCAGATATTCGGACGCAACTTGGAAACGCCAATGCACTGAAGAGTAACGATGGATTAAATCAGCAACCTGATCCGCCAGAAGATATGGCTAAGGTTACCGCTGCACCAGTAGATGAAGCAGAGGAAATAACTATTGCTGATGAAGCCGAGCGCCACATCACACTGAGTACCGACGCTACTACAGAGAGTGGAGAAAGCTTGGCGCAAGGAACTTTCATTTTCAGCAAAACCAATACAATTTTTACATCTACAAGTGCTAGTACTAGAGGCATAATTTCTCCAACTGATCCATCGCCGATGTACATGCTGTCAAGTTATATTCTCCACCATAATATTAACCTTTTCAGATTTCCTTTGGTTGTAGGAGATAGCTGGACACAGAAGGCGGGCTGGGATTCACAGGCTGAGATAACCTTGGAGGGCTATGAGCAGATAGAAGTTTCCGCAGGAACTTTCCCCGAATGTCTCAAACACAAAACTGTTTTCACAGACGCTGAAGCGGATTCCGATCTTCAAAGTGCATTTGTGAATGGAACACGCTATTTGTGGTTTGCTAAGGGCGTTGGACTCGTCAAAATGCGTTATGAACATTCTAACGGTGCCACAACGGAAGCAGAATTGCTGGAATACAATGCCCCGGCCAACACTATAGAATACCTCCCCGTGCAGATCGGCAATACATGGACATACAAATGGCAAAACGATTATCGCGAAGAAGCAGTGATTGAGCGGTTTCATATTACCGAGAACTTAGGTAAACCGATGGGATTCAAAGCCGCGAAGTATGAAGTTAAAATAAATGCCGATAATAAACGCGTGGCGCATGTCAATTGTGTTCTAACTCCTAAAGTGGGGAGTGGAGAAACAATACAGTTAAGCATGGACAATTTTGGTACTGAGGGACTGCCCTTTGGTTATGCTGCTTACGTACGTGGGTTAACTGTTCGCGACGCGACAGGCGAAACCTTGCCCATAGAAGAACTTGATCGTGTTCGCTGGTCGATTGAATTTAAAGATACATCTCCTATAACGCTTAGTTATAGGGTATTACTCAAGCACGATGAAAGGGAATGGCCCCCTGGGCCGGACGAAGCACCTTATGCTAAAGAAGATTGTGTGTTCTGGACGGGTCGTGCCTTGTTCATTATTACTGAAATGGATAATATCAAAGTACAGTTTGATGTTCCTGAGAACTGGCATGTGTCAACGCCTTGGAATCGCATCGGAAACAAAAGACACCAATTTGCTGTCACAGACCAAAATGATTTGATAGAATCTTTCCTCTTGATTGGTACACATGCTGAGAGGATAGCAAAATCTGATGAGGTAGAAGTTGTCTTGGCAATCGGTGAACGCTTTAAAGCTGCTGCTGATGAAATACAAGGGACAATCGAGGCTTTCCTGAAAGCGTACACAACAGTATTTGCTGGTACTCCAAACGGTCGCATGCTGTTTGTTGCGAATCCTTATGATAGAAAAGGAAGCATGGATGGTGGTGTTTTTGGGCGCAGTATCAGTGTTCTGATGGGTGGCACCCCGAATGAAAACAACAGACATTTTTGGATGCCTTTTGTCGGACATGAAATTTTCCATATCTGGAACGGACAAGCTATCAATTTTCGTGGACAGGAATATTGGTTCAGCGAAGGGTTTACCGAGTACTATTCACGAGTCATTTCTACACGCCTCGGATTTACTTCTGAAGATAGTTTTCTTGAAAACCTTGAACGCGCATGCGAATTGTATCTGCCTAAGCAGGGAGCACTCTCTATGCGTGATGCGGGTAAAAACAAATCCGCCAACAGCGATTTAGTCTACCAAGGGGGCAGTCTGGTTGCCGCCACATTGGATGTGCAAATCCGCAAACTTACGCAAAATCAGAAGAGCCTTGACGATGTAATGAAACAGGTGTACCGGGAGTTTGGTCTCACTGACACCCCTTGCACTATGGACGATATTATCAGAATTGTTAGCCAGATTACAGGCGAAGATTTTAAACCGTTCTTCCACAACTATGTCTCTGGAACGAATAGGTTGCCGCTCGCCGAATATCTCAGTGATGCGGGTATAGATGCTCAGATAGAATTTGATGAAGTACTACCGGATCTCAATTATGTCCGTCAACAGATGCTTCATATTAACTCGCTAACGCAAACAGGTGGAGGCTTGATAATCCATCGGTCTCAAAGCGGAGGTTATCAAGATGAAGATAATCTGATTGGCATTAATGGTATACCGGTGAAGACCTTTAAGGATATAACAAAAGTCGCTAAAGATTGGAATATTGACGACAGAATCAAGTTAACACTTGAACGAAAGGGCGAAAAAATTACTTTGCCTATCAAATTAGGTAGCACTTCAGATAAACCGCCAATGGTATTTTCTGGTGTCAATGTGATCATCACTAAAAAAGAAAATAGCACTAACGCACAACGCGCTATCTTAGCAGCCATCTTGGGCTACAGTCGTTGA
- a CDS encoding sigma-70 family RNA polymerase sigma factor yields MKNDDVQLIQRVLEGDDTAFSVLVRKYQKPVHALAWRKIGDFHIAEDITQETFLKAYQRLSTLKEPQSFASWLYVITANHCNTWLRKKRLWTQSLEETNSAQLEKATYSGYVIEENERMTVETQREVVKKLLAKLKESDRTVITLYYFGGMTYEEISKFLGVSVGAVKNRVYRAQERLKKEEPMIREVLGNFQITPNLTENIMREVSRLKPVAPSGSKPLIPWAVGVSTLAVVLLMLGVSSQYLSRFQKPYSFDAASEMIVELIEAPVVLNLESKPDIRTQLGNANGLGKGNVSNQQPDEVSASVAKADTMVGKKVLEGVKPVKGDSTFIGTLHPALKAAGGDWSIPRLTGTFGNAFSFSMKIGDGAVWQQANIDWWLLWDMIAHIGYEFQEFQFVRNGEQPAPTPKELQSIKDQTWEKVKASIDRGIPAIAWQPMTVEQRDCGVSAYGWASLVGYDETEKTYTVRHQHYTTEYTVPYDKFGSTDPVGWYCVMVLAEKKPLDRMVLAVKSLEHAVAFAHGTRFDLKDAPYAVDAIGFTAYELWKRALERDDVDVGFTEHSAWILWEMREHAAAYLREITNHFPEVSSRALSDAAAFYDEEIRAVVKLVNICKGHERKHETFTTSKRQEAVEAVNAALAAEKKAIEKIETALATLPKN; encoded by the coding sequence GCTTGTGAGAAAATACCAAAAGCCGGTGCACGCGCTTGCGTGGCGGAAGATCGGAGATTTCCACATCGCCGAGGATATCACACAAGAGACGTTCCTAAAAGCGTATCAGCGACTCTCTACGCTGAAAGAACCACAATCCTTTGCGAGTTGGCTGTATGTGATAACGGCGAACCATTGCAACACGTGGCTCCGTAAGAAACGTCTGTGGACACAATCGTTGGAAGAGACAAACAGCGCGCAGTTAGAAAAAGCGACGTATTCTGGATATGTCATCGAAGAAAACGAGCGAATGACGGTGGAAACACAACGCGAAGTCGTCAAGAAACTCCTCGCGAAATTAAAAGAGAGCGATCGGACCGTCATCACACTTTATTACTTCGGGGGAATGACATACGAAGAGATTAGCAAGTTTCTTGGAGTATCGGTAGGAGCGGTTAAAAATCGCGTTTATCGTGCGCAAGAACGTCTGAAGAAGGAGGAACCCATGATAAGAGAGGTTTTAGGCAACTTCCAAATCACACCGAATCTCACGGAGAACATCATGCGCGAGGTCTCGCGTCTGAAACCGGTTGCGCCGTCTGGTAGCAAACCATTAATTCCGTGGGCAGTCGGTGTTTCTACGTTAGCAGTTGTGTTGTTGATGTTGGGTGTTAGTAGTCAATACTTATCGCGTTTCCAGAAACCGTATAGTTTCGATGCTGCATCTGAGATGATAGTGGAACTTATTGAGGCACCCGTTGTGCTGAATCTTGAATCCAAACCCGATATTCGGACGCAACTCGGAAATGCCAACGGACTGGGCAAGGGCAATGTTTCTAATCAGCAGCCTGACGAGGTCTCAGCATCGGTTGCAAAAGCAGACACAATGGTCGGAAAAAAGGTTCTTGAGGGTGTTAAGCCGGTGAAAGGGGATAGCACTTTTATTGGGACATTACATCCAGCACTCAAAGCCGCTGGTGGGGATTGGTCAATCCCACGTCTCACCGGCACATTCGGAAACGCCTTCAGTTTCAGTATGAAAATAGGGGACGGCGCGGTCTGGCAACAAGCCAACATCGATTGGTGGCTCCTGTGGGATATGATTGCTCACATCGGTTATGAATTTCAGGAGTTTCAATTCGTACGCAACGGAGAGCAGCCCGCACCAACTCCGAAAGAACTTCAGAGTATTAAAGATCAGACGTGGGAAAAGGTCAAGGCGAGTATTGACCGAGGCATTCCTGCGATTGCGTGGCAACCGATGACAGTTGAGCAGCGTGATTGCGGCGTGAGTGCCTACGGATGGGCATCGCTCGTCGGCTACGATGAAACCGAGAAAACATACACCGTTCGGCATCAGCATTATACGACCGAGTATACCGTTCCTTATGATAAATTCGGATCCACAGACCCAGTCGGTTGGTATTGTGTTATGGTGCTTGCCGAAAAGAAACCGTTGGATCGGATGGTGTTGGCAGTGAAATCCCTTGAACACGCTGTCGCTTTTGCACACGGGACACGGTTTGATTTGAAAGACGCGCCTTACGCTGTTGATGCCATCGGGTTCACTGCTTATGAACTTTGGAAGCGGGCATTGGAACGTGACGATGTGGATGTCGGGTTTACGGAGCATTCGGCTTGGATCTTGTGGGAGATGCGAGAGCACGCTGCGGCGTATCTCAGAGAAATCACCAATCACTTTCCAGAAGTATCGAGCCGTGCCTTGTCCGATGCTGCAGCCTTTTATGACGAAGAAATCAGAGCCGTCGTGAAGCTGGTAAACATCTGCAAAGGGCACGAAAGAAAACACGAAACTTTCACGACATCCAAGAGGCAAGAAGCGGTAGAGGCTGTCAACGCTGCTCTCGCTGCAGAGAAAAAAGCGATCGAAAAAATTGAGACAGCTTTGGCGACTCTGCCGAAAAATTAA